The proteins below come from a single Micromonospora citrea genomic window:
- a CDS encoding PLP-dependent aminotransferase family protein, with the protein MTVDFSGLVPGLALEVDRSAGVPLGHQVQDALRGAIRSGRLRSGERLPSTRQLADELGVSRGLVVSAYEQLLAEGYVVATVGSGTRVADGVTESAGFTLSDAAEVDPAPRVPAPTIDFGYGVPDLRAFSRRDWLWALGDAIRTMRNVDLGDGAVEGDGQLRAVLAAYHQRVRAGCVDPAHTVVVAGFRQGLTFVLSALVAHGIERIGLEDPGPRDHDHIARRAGLRVSAVPVDGDGVRVDHLRASGARAVLLTPAHQCPTGAVLSPTRRHELVQWAHEVDGVILEDDYDAEFRYDRQPVGSLQGLAPERVVALGSVSKTLAPALRIGWVFTPPRFRDGILTEKRLSCRGVPQLDQAALARLIQTGRFDRHLRKVRDSYRQRRDTLVSAVTESMAGATITGLDAGHHVLLRLPSGVDEEQLVAHARAAGVGVRGLGDYRVTPDDEAPRDPLHPALVIGFGNVTIRQIREGIGVLGRLVAARS; encoded by the coding sequence ATGACCGTCGACTTCTCCGGGCTGGTGCCGGGGCTCGCGCTCGAAGTGGACCGGTCCGCCGGCGTGCCGCTGGGGCATCAGGTCCAGGACGCGCTGCGGGGCGCCATCCGGTCGGGGAGGCTGCGCTCCGGCGAGCGGCTGCCCTCGACCCGTCAGCTGGCGGACGAGCTGGGTGTGTCCCGGGGCCTGGTGGTTTCGGCGTACGAGCAGCTGCTGGCCGAGGGGTACGTCGTCGCCACCGTCGGCTCGGGCACCCGGGTCGCCGACGGGGTGACCGAGTCGGCCGGCTTCACCCTGTCCGACGCTGCCGAGGTGGACCCCGCGCCCCGGGTCCCCGCGCCAACCATCGACTTCGGCTACGGCGTACCCGACCTGCGGGCGTTTTCCAGGCGCGACTGGCTGTGGGCGCTGGGCGATGCCATCAGGACGATGCGGAACGTCGACCTCGGCGACGGCGCCGTCGAGGGAGACGGGCAGCTTCGCGCCGTACTGGCCGCCTACCACCAACGGGTGCGGGCCGGCTGCGTCGACCCCGCGCACACGGTCGTCGTGGCGGGATTCCGACAAGGGCTTACGTTCGTCCTCAGTGCCCTCGTCGCGCATGGCATCGAGCGAATCGGGCTGGAGGACCCGGGGCCGCGGGACCACGACCACATCGCACGCCGTGCCGGCCTGCGGGTCTCGGCCGTCCCCGTCGACGGGGATGGGGTCCGGGTGGACCACCTGCGCGCCAGCGGCGCTCGCGCCGTGCTGCTGACGCCTGCCCACCAGTGCCCGACCGGGGCGGTGCTGAGCCCGACCCGCCGCCACGAGCTGGTGCAGTGGGCGCACGAGGTCGACGGGGTGATCCTCGAGGACGACTACGACGCCGAGTTCCGCTACGACCGGCAACCGGTCGGCTCGCTCCAGGGCCTCGCGCCCGAGCGGGTCGTGGCACTGGGATCGGTCAGCAAGACCCTGGCGCCCGCCCTGCGCATCGGCTGGGTCTTCACGCCGCCGCGATTCCGCGACGGCATCCTGACCGAGAAGCGCCTCTCCTGCCGTGGCGTTCCCCAGCTCGACCAGGCGGCACTGGCGCGACTCATTCAGACCGGCCGTTTCGACAGGCACCTCCGCAAGGTCCGGGACAGCTACCGCCAACGGCGCGACACACTCGTGTCGGCCGTGACCGAGAGCATGGCGGGAGCGACCATCACCGGTCTCGACGCCGGTCACCACGTCCTGCTCCGGCTGCCGTCCGGGGTGGACGAGGAGCAGCTCGTCGCCCACGCACGCGCCGCAGGTGTCGGCGTGCGAGGGCTCGGCGACTACCGGGTCACGCCCGATGACGAGGCTCCCCGCGACCCCCTTCACCCCGCGCTGGTCATCGGATTCGGCAACGTGACCATTCGGCAGATCCGGGAGGGGATCGGCGTCCTGGGCCGACTGGTCGCGGCGCGGAGTTGA
- a CDS encoding MBL fold metallo-hydrolase — translation MLTQVAEGVLIHRSELLQNNAVVVQGRAGVLIIDPGLTVGEMRCLANDLADSGRRVVAGFATHPDWDHVLWHAELGEVPRYGTARCADVMRDLRSRADWKARAAEGLPPEIAEEVPLDLFGLITGLPTGTVQIPWDGPRARIIEHPAHSPGHAALLIEERGVLVAGDMLSDVFIPMLDDFNGTNDPVKDYLTGLSLLEGVADEVDVLVPGHGSVGRADQVSARIEQDRAYLHALRDGHAPDDPRIGPSAKPGWEWVGDIHAGQAQRLAERRGRDATTG, via the coding sequence GTGCTGACACAGGTCGCGGAGGGTGTACTGATCCACCGGAGCGAGTTGCTCCAGAACAATGCCGTTGTCGTGCAGGGCCGGGCCGGTGTGTTGATCATCGATCCGGGGCTCACGGTCGGCGAAATGCGCTGCCTCGCGAATGACCTGGCGGATTCGGGACGGCGCGTCGTCGCAGGTTTCGCGACCCACCCGGACTGGGATCACGTGCTCTGGCACGCCGAACTGGGCGAAGTGCCCCGGTACGGCACAGCGCGCTGCGCGGATGTCATGCGGGATCTGCGGTCCCGCGCGGACTGGAAGGCCCGTGCCGCCGAGGGGCTACCGCCGGAGATCGCCGAGGAGGTACCGCTGGACCTGTTCGGCCTGATCACCGGTCTGCCCACCGGAACCGTGCAGATCCCCTGGGACGGCCCTCGGGCCCGGATCATTGAGCATCCTGCTCACTCCCCGGGCCATGCGGCACTCCTGATCGAGGAGCGGGGGGTTCTCGTGGCTGGCGACATGCTGTCCGACGTCTTCATTCCGATGCTCGACGACTTCAACGGCACCAACGACCCCGTCAAGGACTACCTCACGGGGCTGAGCCTGCTGGAGGGAGTGGCGGACGAAGTCGACGTCCTCGTTCCGGGTCACGGTTCCGTGGGCAGGGCTGACCAGGTATCCGCACGGATCGAACAGGACCGCGCCTACCTGCATGCTCTGCGGGACGGGCACGCTCCCGACGACCCGCGGATCGGCCCGTCGGCCAAGCCTGGCTGGGAGTGGGTCGGCGACATACACGCAGGACAGGCCCAGCGCCTCGCCGAGAGGCGCGGACGCGACGCGACCACCGGCTAG
- a CDS encoding flavin reductase — protein sequence MTTHHPIKPVWTCGGCAGEWPCQTRRRELRAEYDRAPVSLALYLAAQLVVAAQDLAHVPAGHLHYRFLGWTR from the coding sequence ATGACCACCCACCACCCGATCAAGCCCGTTTGGACCTGCGGCGGCTGTGCGGGGGAGTGGCCCTGCCAGACCCGGCGGCGGGAGTTACGGGCCGAGTACGACCGCGCTCCGGTGTCACTCGCCCTCTACCTGGCCGCCCAGCTCGTCGTTGCCGCGCAGGACCTGGCCCACGTCCCCGCCGGTCACCTGCACTACCGATTCCTCGGCTGGACCCGATGA
- a CDS encoding PadR family transcriptional regulator: MSKAMREPTFWILTALVDQPRHGYGVIQTAEALSEGQVRLQAGTLYAALDRLAAQGLVAIDREETVEGRPRRYYRLTDGGAAALAEETARLAHNVRTASRLLNASRPGPAFA; this comes from the coding sequence ATGTCGAAGGCCATGCGAGAACCGACGTTCTGGATCCTGACCGCGCTGGTCGATCAACCGCGGCACGGGTACGGCGTGATCCAGACGGCTGAGGCGCTCTCCGAAGGCCAGGTCAGGTTGCAGGCCGGCACCCTCTACGCGGCGCTGGACCGGTTAGCCGCCCAAGGACTGGTCGCGATCGACAGAGAGGAGACCGTTGAAGGGCGTCCTCGGCGCTACTACCGCCTCACCGACGGCGGCGCGGCGGCACTCGCTGAGGAGACAGCGCGACTGGCCCACAATGTTCGCACCGCATCGCGGCTGCTGAACGCCTCGCGGCCTGGCCCGGCGTTCGCGTGA
- a CDS encoding IS256 family transposase, which translates to MTATLNDVTGRKKRPEPSAEEQAAAELVRAAKEQGLSLTGPDGLLKQLTKTVLETALNEEMTEHLGYAKHDAAGAGSGNIRNGSRPKTVLTDTSGPVQINVPRDRAGTFDPQIVRKRQRRLSGVDEVVLSLYAKGLTTGEISAHFAEIYGASVSKETISRITDKVIEEMTDWSHRPLDAIYAAVFIDAIVVKVRDGQVANRPFYAAIGVSLDGEKDILGLWAGTGGEGAKFWMSVLTDLRNRGVKDVFFLVCDGLKGLPEVVTNVWPQTVVQTCVIHLIRNTFRLTSRKYWDELKRDIKPIYTAVNATAARAAFDDLADKWGGRYPAVIRLWDNAWTEFIPFLDYDVEIRTVICSTNAIESLNARYRRAIKARGHFPNEQAALKCLYLVTRSLDPTGAGRARWTMRWKPALNAFAITFSDRFPAAETY; encoded by the coding sequence ATGACCGCGACACTGAACGACGTGACCGGACGGAAGAAGCGGCCTGAGCCGTCTGCGGAGGAGCAGGCCGCTGCCGAGCTCGTTCGGGCGGCCAAGGAACAGGGCCTGTCGTTGACCGGGCCGGACGGTCTGTTGAAGCAGTTGACCAAGACGGTCCTGGAGACCGCGTTGAACGAGGAGATGACCGAGCATCTCGGCTACGCCAAGCACGATGCGGCCGGTGCGGGGTCGGGCAACATCCGTAACGGCAGCCGGCCGAAGACGGTGCTGACCGACACCAGCGGGCCGGTGCAGATCAACGTGCCACGGGACCGGGCCGGCACGTTCGATCCTCAGATCGTCCGCAAGCGGCAGCGGCGCCTGTCGGGGGTCGACGAGGTGGTGTTGTCGTTGTATGCCAAGGGATTGACGACCGGGGAGATCTCGGCGCACTTCGCTGAGATCTATGGAGCGTCGGTGTCGAAGGAGACGATCTCCCGGATCACCGACAAGGTCATCGAGGAGATGACCGACTGGTCCCACCGGCCCTTGGACGCCATTTACGCGGCGGTGTTCATCGACGCCATCGTGGTCAAGGTTAGGGACGGGCAGGTGGCGAACCGGCCGTTCTACGCCGCGATCGGCGTCTCTCTCGACGGCGAGAAGGACATCCTCGGGCTGTGGGCCGGCACAGGTGGTGAGGGCGCGAAGTTCTGGATGAGTGTACTGACCGACCTGCGCAACCGCGGCGTCAAGGACGTGTTCTTCCTCGTCTGCGACGGGCTGAAAGGGCTGCCCGAGGTGGTCACGAACGTGTGGCCGCAGACGGTGGTGCAGACGTGCGTGATTCATCTGATCCGCAACACGTTCCGGTTGACCTCCCGCAAGTACTGGGACGAGTTGAAGCGTGACATCAAGCCGATCTACACCGCGGTCAACGCCACCGCCGCCAGGGCGGCGTTCGACGACCTGGCCGACAAGTGGGGCGGCCGGTATCCGGCGGTGATCCGGTTGTGGGACAACGCCTGGACGGAGTTCATTCCGTTCCTCGACTACGACGTCGAGATCCGCACGGTGATCTGCTCGACCAACGCGATCGAGTCCCTCAACGCCCGCTACCGGCGAGCGATCAAGGCCCGCGGCCACTTCCCGAACGAGCAGGCCGCGTTGAAGTGTCTGTACCTGGTGACCCGGTCCCTGGACCCCACCGGAGCAGGCAGAGCCCGATGGACGATGCGCTGGAAACCCGCGTTGAACGCCTTCGCCATCACCTTCAGCGACCGCTTCCCAGCCGCTGAAACCTACTAA
- a CDS encoding DMT family transporter, translating to MSMGITLALLAALGYGAADFVGGAGARRVPSMSIVFAGQLTGAAAMLTVALVSPGAPTLAHLAWGPLAGVGSAAGSIFLLRGLSRGHMSVVAPTSAVGAAVLPVLAGLAGGERPVTLAWIGLALAMPGIWLLSRQVPNHTEAVGSEASAAGRGAFVDGLLGGLGFGVLFVALGQIPESAGTLPLALNQLTGALVTVAFATAVRQTWRPGRSAAGWGIATGLLGVSGSFAFVEARHLTDLGVVAVLASFYPAVTVLLARTLLGERLGIGQRLGLVFCSAAVGLIAAG from the coding sequence ATGAGCATGGGGATCACGCTGGCGCTCCTCGCGGCGCTCGGTTACGGCGCGGCGGACTTCGTCGGCGGCGCAGGTGCTCGCCGGGTGCCCTCCATGTCCATCGTCTTCGCCGGCCAGCTGACCGGCGCTGCAGCGATGCTGACCGTCGCGCTCGTCTCACCCGGCGCACCGACCCTGGCCCACCTCGCGTGGGGGCCGCTCGCGGGAGTCGGCAGCGCGGCGGGAAGCATCTTCCTGCTTCGCGGACTGTCCCGGGGACACATGTCGGTGGTCGCTCCCACCTCGGCGGTCGGTGCCGCCGTCCTGCCGGTCCTGGCCGGGCTCGCCGGCGGCGAGCGACCGGTCACCCTGGCCTGGATCGGCCTCGCCCTCGCGATGCCGGGGATCTGGCTCCTCTCGCGACAGGTCCCGAACCACACTGAGGCCGTCGGCTCCGAAGCCTCGGCCGCGGGCCGCGGTGCCTTCGTCGACGGACTGCTGGGTGGCCTCGGGTTCGGCGTGCTCTTCGTGGCTCTCGGCCAGATCCCCGAGTCAGCTGGCACTCTGCCCTTGGCGCTCAATCAGCTCACCGGCGCCCTCGTCACGGTCGCCTTCGCTACGGCAGTTCGCCAGACCTGGCGACCCGGCAGGAGCGCCGCGGGTTGGGGGATCGCGACGGGGCTGCTCGGCGTGTCCGGCAGTTTCGCGTTCGTCGAAGCCCGCCACCTCACCGACCTCGGCGTGGTCGCCGTGCTCGCCTCGTTCTACCCTGCCGTCACCGTGCTGCTGGCACGGACGCTGCTCGGCGAGCGCCTCGGCATCGGGCAACGCCTCGGCCTGGTGTTCTGCTCGGCGGCCGTCGGGCTGATCGCCGCCGGCTGA
- a CDS encoding NAD(P)/FAD-dependent oxidoreductase, with translation MSDVELLRADERIWDVVVVGGGAAGLSGALNLARVRRSVLVIDAGEPRNAPAVNVGAHGLLGREGISPLELLQRGREEVASYGGRVVSGRVARLGRDGETFSVVAEDGQRVRARRVLVTTGLVDELPDVPGLADRWGRDVLHCVYCHGWEVRDRATGVLGSFHQALLFRQMSEDVTLFRHTGMELTSEQWEQLAGLGVAVVDGEIAGVEVDAQDRLSGVRLGSGKVVPVRVLAVAPRFVARAGFLEGLGLRLREHPMGLGEQLQVDASGFTGVPGVWAAGNVSDVLALVPVAAAAGVTAAAAIHMDLLMADAKAAAASRVAGAGVFDGPLEAEVSRRVLGAGAHSLDSFLGEQ, from the coding sequence ATGAGCGATGTCGAGTTGCTGCGGGCCGATGAACGGATCTGGGACGTGGTGGTGGTGGGTGGCGGTGCTGCTGGTCTTTCCGGAGCGTTGAACCTGGCCAGGGTGCGCCGGTCGGTGTTGGTGATCGATGCGGGTGAGCCGCGTAATGCGCCGGCAGTCAATGTCGGTGCGCATGGCTTGCTTGGTCGTGAGGGGATCTCCCCGCTGGAGTTGCTGCAGCGCGGGCGGGAGGAAGTCGCGTCGTACGGCGGCCGTGTCGTTTCGGGCCGGGTGGCTCGGCTCGGTCGGGACGGCGAGACGTTCTCGGTCGTCGCTGAGGATGGGCAGCGGGTGCGAGCGCGGCGGGTGCTGGTGACGACGGGGTTGGTCGACGAGTTGCCGGACGTGCCGGGGCTGGCTGACCGGTGGGGCCGGGATGTGCTGCACTGCGTGTACTGCCACGGCTGGGAGGTCCGCGACCGGGCGACCGGTGTGCTCGGCAGCTTCCATCAGGCGCTGTTGTTTCGGCAGATGTCGGAGGATGTCACCCTGTTCCGTCACACCGGGATGGAGCTGACCAGCGAGCAGTGGGAACAGCTCGCGGGCCTGGGCGTCGCCGTGGTTGACGGGGAGATCGCCGGCGTCGAGGTCGATGCCCAGGATCGGCTCTCCGGCGTCCGGCTCGGGTCGGGCAAGGTGGTGCCGGTGCGCGTGCTGGCGGTCGCTCCCCGGTTCGTGGCCCGCGCCGGTTTCCTCGAGGGACTGGGTCTGAGGTTGCGGGAGCACCCGATGGGCCTGGGGGAGCAACTCCAGGTAGATGCTTCCGGTTTCACCGGGGTGCCCGGCGTGTGGGCGGCGGGCAACGTCAGCGATGTGCTGGCTTTGGTGCCGGTCGCTGCCGCGGCTGGAGTCACCGCGGCCGCGGCGATCCACATGGATCTGTTGATGGCTGACGCAAAGGCTGCCGCCGCGTCCCGGGTCGCGGGCGCAGGTGTGTTCGATGGCCCGCTGGAGGCCGAGGTGTCACGGCGTGTGCTGGGCGCCGGTGCGCACAGCCTGGATTCGTTCTTGGGCGAGCAGTAA
- a CDS encoding MFS transporter, which yields MRSFNYRSGAEEDLVTGRAAAPAGARAWAGMALLALPTVLLGLDVTVLYLVLPAMAADLGPTATQTLWIMDAYGFLLAGFLVTMGTLGDRLGRRRLLMIGVSAFAAVSVFAAFAPNAELLIAARALLGIAGATLMPSTLSLISNMFTDARQRAVAIGVWATMFAVGMAAGPILGGVLVDRFWWGAAFLVAVPIAAVVLVLGRVLLPEYADPRAGRLDLASVALSLAVILPIVYAVKHAAAERLDASVVLAVVVGLIAGVAFWRRQRRLDDPLLDVTLFRNRAFSAALTVLLIGLVGVGGTMYLVTQYLQLVEGLSPFVAGLWMGPPALAMFAAGIGAPMLARRIRPGYVMGGTLGVSLTGYGLLAAAGLGDELPVATAFAFVYLGLGAIAALGTDIVVGAAPASKSGSAASLSETVQELGIAIGVAILGSLATAVYRANLTEPGALSESQAAALADSLSAAVAIADDLPAGALVDAQSAFTTGVNIASLVAGLAIAAATVLCLRMLRHLPRLGHEQHEQHEQEKEAIG from the coding sequence GTGCGATCGTTCAACTATCGTTCCGGGGCCGAGGAGGATCTGGTGACAGGACGGGCAGCCGCGCCGGCGGGCGCGCGAGCATGGGCGGGCATGGCGCTGTTGGCGTTGCCGACGGTGCTGCTGGGGCTGGACGTCACGGTGTTGTACCTGGTGCTGCCGGCCATGGCGGCCGACCTGGGGCCCACTGCGACGCAGACGTTGTGGATCATGGATGCCTACGGCTTCCTGCTGGCGGGGTTCCTCGTCACCATGGGGACGCTGGGGGACCGGTTGGGGCGTCGCCGGTTGTTGATGATCGGCGTCTCCGCGTTCGCGGCGGTGTCGGTGTTCGCTGCCTTCGCGCCGAATGCGGAACTGCTGATCGCGGCGCGGGCGCTGTTGGGGATCGCGGGTGCGACCCTGATGCCCTCGACGCTGTCGCTGATCTCGAACATGTTCACCGACGCGCGGCAGCGGGCGGTGGCGATCGGGGTGTGGGCGACGATGTTCGCCGTGGGTATGGCCGCCGGTCCGATCCTGGGCGGGGTGCTGGTGGACAGGTTCTGGTGGGGGGCCGCGTTCCTCGTGGCGGTGCCGATCGCGGCCGTCGTGCTGGTGCTTGGCCGGGTGCTGCTGCCGGAGTACGCCGACCCGCGGGCGGGGCGGCTCGACCTCGCCAGCGTGGCGTTGTCGCTCGCGGTGATCCTGCCGATCGTCTACGCGGTCAAGCATGCGGCCGCCGAGAGGCTCGATGCGAGCGTCGTTCTCGCCGTGGTGGTGGGGTTGATCGCCGGGGTGGCGTTCTGGCGCAGGCAACGCCGCCTGGATGATCCACTGCTCGATGTCACCCTGTTCCGGAACCGGGCGTTCAGCGCCGCCTTGACCGTGCTGCTCATCGGGCTCGTCGGGGTGGGCGGCACGATGTACCTGGTGACCCAGTACCTGCAACTGGTGGAGGGGCTGAGTCCGTTCGTGGCGGGCCTGTGGATGGGGCCACCGGCACTGGCGATGTTCGCCGCCGGTATCGGTGCGCCGATGTTGGCTCGCCGCATCCGACCCGGCTACGTGATGGGCGGCACCCTGGGTGTCTCGTTGACCGGCTACGGGCTGTTGGCCGCCGCCGGTCTGGGTGACGAGTTGCCGGTCGCGACCGCGTTCGCCTTCGTCTACCTCGGTCTCGGCGCGATCGCCGCCCTGGGCACGGACATCGTGGTGGGTGCCGCTCCGGCGTCGAAGTCCGGCTCCGCGGCCTCACTGTCGGAGACCGTTCAGGAACTCGGCATCGCCATCGGCGTCGCGATCCTGGGTAGCCTCGCCACGGCCGTCTACCGTGCCAACCTCACCGAGCCCGGCGCCCTCTCCGAGAGTCAGGCGGCCGCGCTCGCCGACAGCCTCAGCGCGGCCGTCGCCATCGCCGACGACCTACCCGCAGGCGCGTTGGTCGACGCACAGTCGGCCTTCACCACAGGTGTGAACATCGCCTCCCTGGTCGCCGGGCTCGCGATCGCCGCCGCCACCGTGCTGTGCCTGCGCATGCTGCGTCACCTGCCGCGACTCGGACACGAGCAGCACGAGCAGCACGAGCAGGAGAAGGAGGCGATTGGTTGA
- a CDS encoding TetR/AcrR family transcriptional regulator — MTDDDGGEHVDGRFARGARRRAEIIEATLAVVTRDGAAGVTHRTVAKQAGITTSLSTYYFATLDDLLVAALTSVADAYTAKIRQIMDAPGDKLTGLAELIAETAGPGRERALAERELATLAARRPALRPVARRWRENVAELAATLTADPTAIAGVVAASDGLCTAILLDNGPADPGYLRAVLQRALVS; from the coding sequence ATGACCGACGACGACGGTGGCGAGCACGTCGACGGGCGTTTCGCCCGTGGGGCCAGACGCCGAGCCGAGATCATCGAAGCCACCCTGGCGGTGGTCACCCGCGACGGTGCCGCGGGGGTCACCCATCGCACCGTCGCCAAGCAGGCCGGCATCACCACGAGCCTGAGCACCTACTATTTCGCCACCCTCGACGACCTCCTCGTCGCCGCCCTGACCAGCGTCGCCGATGCCTACACCGCCAAGATCCGTCAGATCATGGACGCGCCCGGGGACAAGCTCACCGGCCTGGCCGAACTCATCGCGGAGACCGCCGGCCCGGGACGTGAACGTGCGTTGGCGGAACGTGAGCTAGCCACCCTCGCCGCCCGCCGGCCCGCCCTGCGGCCGGTGGCGCGTCGGTGGCGGGAGAACGTCGCCGAGCTGGCCGCCACCCTGACCGCCGATCCGACGGCCATCGCCGGAGTGGTCGCCGCCTCCGACGGGCTCTGCACGGCCATCCTGCTCGACAACGGCCCCGCCGACCCGGGCTACCTCCGCGCCGTCCTGCAACGAGCACTGGTGAGCTGA